One genomic window of Candidatus Nitrospira nitrificans includes the following:
- a CDS encoding ribose-phosphate diphosphokinase produces the protein MNRELKIFSGNANLSLAQEIAVYLGQRLGEATVSSFSDGEIRVKIDENVRGADVFVVQSCCQPVNDSLMELLIIIDALKRSSANRITAVVPYFGYARQDRKDQPRVPITAKLVADLITTAGADRVLSMDLHAGQIQGFFNVPVDHLYALPVLLEYIVKKKITDLVVVSPDAGGVERARAFAKRLQANLAIIDKRREGPNQAQIMNIIGDVQGKSVLLLDDMIDTAGTIVQGAQACLDHGARDVITACTHAVLSGPALERLQTSCLSQVVVTNTIPLRGKELACPKLHQLSVAPLLGEAIRRIHEDESVSSLFA, from the coding sequence ATGAACAGAGAACTAAAAATTTTCTCTGGCAACGCCAATCTTTCGCTTGCCCAAGAGATCGCGGTGTACTTGGGACAGAGATTAGGCGAAGCGACGGTTTCGTCGTTCAGTGATGGAGAAATCCGGGTCAAAATTGACGAAAATGTCCGCGGCGCGGATGTGTTCGTTGTGCAGTCCTGTTGCCAACCGGTCAATGATTCTTTGATGGAGTTATTGATCATCATCGACGCGTTGAAACGTTCGTCGGCCAATCGCATCACCGCCGTCGTGCCCTATTTTGGGTATGCGCGTCAGGACCGCAAGGATCAGCCGCGTGTTCCCATCACGGCGAAACTCGTCGCCGATTTAATTACGACTGCCGGAGCGGATCGTGTGCTCTCAATGGATCTTCACGCCGGGCAGATTCAAGGATTTTTCAACGTCCCGGTCGATCACTTGTACGCCCTTCCGGTGTTGCTGGAGTACATTGTGAAGAAAAAAATCACGGATCTGGTCGTCGTCTCGCCCGATGCAGGGGGCGTGGAGCGGGCCAGGGCGTTTGCCAAGCGCCTTCAGGCGAACCTGGCGATCATCGACAAGCGACGTGAAGGCCCGAATCAAGCGCAAATCATGAACATCATCGGGGATGTGCAAGGGAAAAGCGTGTTGCTCCTCGATGACATGATCGACACGGCGGGCACCATCGTTCAGGGAGCTCAAGCTTGTCTCGATCATGGGGCTCGAGACGTGATCACGGCCTGCACGCATGCGGTGCTGTCCGGGCCGGCGCTGGAACGGTTACAGACGTCCTGTCTGTCCCAAGTGGTGGTGACCAACACAATTCCGCTGCGAGGGAAAGAGTTGGCCTGTCCGAAGTTGCATCAGTTGTCGGTGGCGCCTCTCTTAGGCGAAGCCATCAGACGGATCCATGAAGACGAGTCGGTGAGTTCATTATTTGCGTAA